TACTGCAGGGTAGATTGGATTTATTTAGATTCATTGATGAGAGAAGTCATGACTATACATGAatcttgattattattttttttcaacatGTGGTTTGATAGTTATTGTGTAATGAACGCGGCCCATTTCTCTTTTGTCAGGATACGAGGATGGAAGACGTCAGCAACGCAAGGTAAGCTGTCAACTagcaaataaatcaaatgttatttgtcacatgcgccgaatacaacaggtgtagatctcaTAGTgaaaattcttacttacaagcccttaaccaacaatatagtccatttttttttgttgagttaaGAACAATAaaataggctatatacagggggtgccggtgttgagtcaatgtgtgtgtgtgtgtgtgtgggggggggggggggtacgggttagtggaggtaatatgtacatgtaggtaggggtaaagtggctatgcatagataataaacagcgagcagcAGAACACTGCGATGCAAAAAAGAATGTAACACATGCAAGGTTTGTTTCTTCCCATAAGAACAGACCGAGCCCTTAACTGATTAATTATATTTTCAGACTGGACATACGATAAAGCTGGAGTCCTATCTGGTGTCAAACATTAAGCCCTCATGGACGGTAGGCCATTTCTGCTTAAGGTGAGCTCTTTATAATTTAAGTACAAGAACATAGCAGGATAGTTATGGTTTTGTTATTGATGTTGCTGAATGATATgaaagctacactgaacaaaaatataaacgcaacaatttcaaagattttactgagttacagttcatataaggaaatcagtctattgaaatagattaattaggacctaatctacagatttcacatcactgggaatatttctttttttaaaggtagggtcatgcatcagaaaatcagtcagtacctggtgtgcaccatttgcctcatgcagctcgatacatctccttcgcatagagttgatcaggctgttgattgtgtaatgttgtcccactcctcgtcaatggctatgcgaagttgctgaatattggcgggaactggaacatgcagacatacgtcgatccagagcatcccaaacatgctcaatgggtgacatgtctggtgagtatgcagggcaTGGAAGAACTCGGatgttttcagcttccaggaattgtgtacagatctttgcgacatggggctgtgcattataatgctgaaaaaAAAAGTGGCACGAGTCGTAACCACTGAGGTTGGTTACGactccgaactgcagtcaggtcaagaccctggtgaggacgaagaGCACACAGATTAGCCTTCCTGAGATGTTTTacgacagtttgtgcagaaattcttcggttatgaaaacccacagtttcatcagctgtccattggctggtctcagatgatcccgcaggtgaagaagctggatgtggaggtcctgggctggcgcggTTACAGGTGGTGTGCGCTTGCGAGGCCGGTTGGAAAAACAAacatgaagagtagctgctgccttggcagggacTACTGGGGATCCTTGATAAATGTTGTCagtcctggggcccccctgggtgcacaGTGGTAGGACcccttctttattgttttgatgtTAAAATCTGAAGAGAAAGTAGAAAAGTAGGTCACTGTGCCTAGAGAACAAACATACAAAGCTTCATTATAACaggaattatactgaacaaaaatataaacaaaacatgtaaagtgttggtcccatgtttcatgcacTGAATCAAAAGATCCTAGAAatttttcatacgcacaaaaagcttatttctttcaaatgttgtgtacaaatttgtttacatccctgttagtgagcatttctcctttgccaagataatccatccacctgacaggtgtggcatatcaagaagctgattaaaacagcatgatcattatatagttgaaccttgtgctggggtaaaaggacactaaaatgtgcaattgggatgctgactgcaggaatggcaGGGCCTGGCTCCTCCGTggctgggcctatgccctcccaggcccacccatggctgtttCCCTgccgtcatgtgaaatccatagattagagcctcatgaatatatttcaattgactgatgtccttttatgaactgtaactccgtaaaattgttgcatgttgcattgatGTTAgcccttggcagcgttatcagaaagcacagcattgattttcactgctacgcagacgatacatAACTTTGTATTGCCGTGTCTCCAGAGGATTTTATCTCCACGGATAAATTATTAGMctgtattagtgatttaaatacttggctGGCTCACAACTGTAGCcatggagtgctttgaaaggctggtcatggctcacatcaacagcatcctcccggacaccctagacccactccaattcgcataccgccccaacagatgacgcaatctcaattgYACTCCACAYtgccctttctcacctggacaaaaggaacacctacgtgagaatgctgttcattgactacagctcagtgttcaacatcatagtgcccacgaagctcatcactaagctaaggactctgagactaaacacctccctctgcaactggatcctggacttcctgacgggccgcccccaggtggtaagagtaggcaacaacacccctcctttattccctgttcaccgacgactgcgtggccaaaacgactccaaaaccattattaagtttgctgacgacacaacagtggtaggcctgatcaccgacaacgatgagacagcctatagggaggaggtcagagaactggcagtgtggtgccaggataacaacctYtccctcaatgtgatcaagacaaaggagctgatcgtggactacaggaaaaaggcgggccgaataggcccccattaacatcgacggggctgtagtggagcaggtcgagaatttcaagttccttggtgtccacatcaccaacaaactagcatggtccaaacataccaatacagtcgtgaagatggcacgacaaaatcttttccccctcaggagactgaaaagattttgcatgggtccccagatccgcaaaaggttctaaagctgcaccatcgagagcatcctgaccggttgcatcaccgcctggtatggcaactgctcggcttctgaccgtaaggtgctacagagggtagtgcgaacggcccagtacgtcactggggccaagcttcctgccatccaggacctagataataggcggtgtcagaggaaagcccataaaattgtcagagactccagtcacccaagttagactgttctctgctaccgcacggcaagtggtaccggagcgccaagtctaggaccaaaaggctcctcaacagcttctacccccaagccgtaagactgctgaataattcataaaatcaccaccggacaatttacattgtacccccccctcccttttgtacactgctgctactcattgTTAATTATCTATCACCCCACCTACATTTACAAAtttcctcaactaacctgtaccacgCACACTgtaccagtgccccctgtatatagcctcgttattcttattgtgttactttttattttagtctacttggtaaatattttcttaactcttcttgaactgctgctgcttgtaagtaagcatttgacRgtaaggtctacacttgttgtattcggtgaatgtgacaaataaagtttgatttgatctgtggAAAAATTGAAAAGAGagcttaaaacatatttttagctttgcttttccttagggtgctttttaatTGTTCCGTTTgtgtcatttatttttttttatatttatttttgttgtgaagtaaatatttcagcttttattttcatagttttttttgCGACCTTGTGGTGGGCCGTCACAGTAGGAAGTTACGAACTTTTCAAATAAACATAAACTGATGTAGTGGCACCATCTAGTGGAGAAAACGAAACGTAAGTAGTGTCATTTGCAAAGTTGTGAACATTTGCATACTTCGACCGTTTCAACTACAGCCAAGCCCCTGATTGGTCGTTTTTGTTGTCTTTAACTATGTRCTCGTCTATGATTGGCTATAGTAATTTTTTACCAACTATGAAAACATTCTTTACAACTACAAGTTCAAAGCGATAATCAAACAAAATACTGTTTGAACTTTGAAATGTAACAATGAAAAATATTACTCTAATATAGACGgttatttcaacaacaacaaaaataggaCACGGTCAAAGTTCCTGAACTGAAAAGTAACATAGGAACTATTTTAGTGGGAGTTGCTGTGTCCTACCCGGATCAGGAAGATGGTTATCCAGGATCCATGGTGTTTTTCCGAGGCAGCAAAATGAGAGGTGTTGGTACATTTATCAGCAGACCACTGCTTTTCCTATTACTTCACTTTACTCTAGTGAAATGCGATATAACAGACGGCAATGCAGAGCACTTAAAGCGGGAGCATTCGCTCATGAAACCGTACCAGGGTAAGTACGCTAACAGCATGTGATAATGATAGCTAACTTTTATATTGTCAATAACGTTAGCTGCTAGGAGCCAGTCATACTAATTAACTAGATAGTTTACTAACTATCCAAATAATGTGCAACTGCAGCCCGCAATTCGGGGCGTTCCTGCATCCCATTGGTTCCGTCATAACATGCTGACCGGACCGctcgcgcgcatgttgattttgaggctatcaggacacgcaggttgaaatatcaaaacgaactctgaaccaaacTAAATTAATttagggacaggtcgaaaagcattaaacatatgtcaatttagctaactagcttgctgttgctaactagttttcaccaccctaaccccactctatacaggggaaactcaccaccctaaaCCCCACTCTATACAAGGGAAACTCcaccaccctaaacccactctatacaggggaaactcaccactctaatcccactctatacaggggaaactcaccaccctaacccccaCTCTATACAAGGGAAACTcaccactctatacaggggaaactcaccactcTATTACAAGggaactcaccaccctaaccccactctatacagggaaaCTCACCACTCTATACAGGGAAACTCACCACTCTATACaagggaaactcaccaccctaaccccatctatacaggggaaactcaccactctatacagggaaactcacccactctatacaggggaaactcaccaccctaaccccactctatacagggtaCGCCCACCCTAACCCCCTCTatacccactctatacaggggtaactcaccaccctaaaccccactctatacaggggaaactcaccacctaaCACCCTCTATACAGGGGAACTCACCACTCTATACAGGGTAACTCAACtaccctaaccccactctatacaggggaaactcaccaccctaaccccagtctatacaggggaaactcaccactctatacaggggaaactcaccactctatacaggggaaatcaccactctatacaggggtaaCTCACCACTCTATACAGGGTAACTCACCACCCTAACTCCACTTAAATACtctttattttatgtattttattggcCCATACACCCCTCTATTCGGAGgacaaaaataattttttttacatttttgttttacagatATTTTGTGACATGTATATTATTTCCCATGGATCTTTACTGACCAAAGAGTTGGAACACCCGTTTTTAAATGGGATAACATATATTACCTTTAGGATGGGATTAGCATATATTACCTTTAGGATGGAATAACATATATTACCTTTAGGATATTATATATTGCTATTAGGAAGAGATATCATATTACTATTAGGATATCATATATTACTATTAGGATATCGTATGGGGTGGCAGGTTGCCTAGAGGTTCGAGCGTTGGACTATAACCggaggttgcaagatcgaatccccgaactgacaaggtaaatctgtcgttctgcccctgaacaaggcagttaacccactgttcctaggccgtcattgaaaataagaatttgttcttaactgacttgcctagttaaataaaggtaaaaataaataaggaCCTTGAGGAATAACATTAGGCTCCTTAACAGTACATCTTGGGCCAGACTTGGGGTAGCCAACTCCACTCAACTCTGTTTAGTCTGCTTGGCTTGGGGTAACTCTTAATTCCATTGCATTACATTGAGCCATTGACCATTACATTGAGCCAAATTACCATCCCCCTTGTGAGAGGAATTGTCATTTGCTAAASTGCGCACAGTCATTTTGTATTTGAAAGATTCTTTCTTGTTTATATGAAAGTTAAGTTCCAAAGGTTTCCAAAACTGCTAGCGAGGATTAATTAATGTTTTTAAACGTTAAAACAGAGTGCCGGGATTGTAGTTCATATGGAGCCAGCTGTCCTCCATACCATCAACTGAGAACCCAAGACTGGGACCGGCTGTAAGCCACCTTGGGCCCCCTTGGTTTCTCGAGAGCTGGGCTAGGGGTGGCAATGAGTAATTGATGAACAACATAATTCTGCACATTCTTCTCCCATGTGTCCCTGAAATCCTGCTTGTCTCTTCACCAAAATGTTGCACAGGTGTTGGAAGCAGCCCATCCAGTCAGTGGGACTTCTGGGGGAGCACGCTAGTCACCAGCTCCTATGTGCGCCTGACACCTGATGAGAGAAGTAAACAGGGATCCATATGGAACACAGTGGTGAGTAAAGAACTAGCTTCTCTGAAATGTATTCTGTTAGGCATTACAGACCGAAAATACAGTCCACTCTCAAATCCATTATAGCTTGATTGGAGAATATCTACATTTTAAACTGAATAGATATGTCCAATTCATGGTTGAATTGATGATCCAATGTCATTGTGTTTTCTCTGTGCAGCCTGTTCATCTGAAAGACTGGGAGATGCACGTGCAGTACAAGATCCACGGTTCGGGGAAGAAAAATCTCCATGGAGACGGCATCGCCATCTGGTACACGAAGGAGAGACTTCATCCAGGTAATGCATCATCTTGCCAAAATAGAATCTTTGTCATCAATCACTTCCTCATTCCAGTACAAAGCTTTGGCAATCAAATCAGTAGACTAGTCTATGTGATGTGGTAGCACTGGGTTGCATTTGCCGTAATCACTTTAAGTCTCAGTCATGTGCTCATCATATCTCGCCTCTTTGCCTTCCATTCAGGCCCAGTCTTTGGAAACCAAGATCATTTTGTTGGCCTGGCTTTATTTGTGGATACCTTCCGCAATGATCTCCATGGGCTGGATGTAAGTGCAGCGATCTGGCTGGTTGACTTGACGTGATTCTTCCCTTTGCAGGGTCTGTGTTTGGCAGCAATGCTAAGTTCCACGGCCTCGCCCTTTTTATAGACACGTACCATAACGATGAGGCAGCTGACGTGAGTTGATGCAGCTACATTTATCATTATTGTCCTGCGTTTCATGTCAATGTGATGGATGGATTTTAAATGTGAAGTATTTTCTTTTTGAGTTTCCTTGTTATTTTGTCAtatgaagttttttttttgttattgcttTCTGAGAAGGACTTTTTTTGTAACACAATGAACATCACCTTTTAATATGCCACATTCGGCTTATTACACATGTTTTAATTACATGTACAAATATTTTTTGGGGCATCACAGCCTAAGATGGATTGattggtaactgagtcaggattcgGATCAAATAATTGATTGACGATGTCTATTTTTGATGAACATTTGTCCAGTTTTCTGTCCTTACATCCCTTGATTCCCACTAGCGTTCCTTCCCCTACATCTATGCCATTGTGAATAATGGTTCTCTGCCCTATGACCATGGGAATGATGGACGTACCTCTGAACTGGGAGGCTGCTCTTCTGAGATCAGGAACAAAGACCATGACACCTACCTGGCCATCCGTTACTCCAAGGGTAGACTCACGGTAGGAATcccttttttaaattatataagtTACTCTAGTTCAGACATCTTGGATTGGTTTCCTAAACATAGATGAGGCTGAacctagtcctgtattaaaaggCATTGTTAATGGAGATGCTCCTTGGAGAATTCTCTTTGGTCCAGGATTATGTTTAGTCTTTGTCTGGGAAACTGGTCTCTTGTGTTATGAAATTGGTGAATTTCAATGTTATGGAGTATGTTATGTACTTGACATGTTACAGTTCTATTCAAATAATGGCACCATTCTGATCTCTACAGGTGATGATTGACATTGATGATAAGAATGAATGGAAAGAGTGCATTGACATCGGGGGTGTCCGCCTCCCCACGGGGTACTACTTTGGGGCTTCTGCTGCTACAGGAGATCTCTCTGGTAGGTTGGGTCAGGTTGTGGAGACTGATTCTTGCTACAGGGGATCTCTGGTAGGTTGGGTCAGGTTGTGGAGACTGATTCTTGCTCCAGGGGATCTCTGGTAGGTTGGGTCAGGTTGTAGAGACTGATTCTTGCTACAGGGGATCTCTGGTAGGTTGGGTCAGGTTGTGGAGACTGATTCTTGCTACAGGGGATCTCTGGTAGGTTGGGTCAGGTTGTGGAGACTGATTCTTGCTACAGGGGATCTCTGGTAGGTTGGGTCAGGGTAGATTAAATAGAGACTGATTCTTTCAAGATGTagatcacattttttttttaggtctcgAACACAAATTTAAAAACTACGCTGAGAAAGATAATGCCTGACCTTGATTCAATTCttatttgaaaaatcttgctGTGCAGAAGTGTACACACTGATTGAACCAATTACTTGTTTGTCATTTCACAGTCTGGCTTTGTCCGTTGTACATTTGAAGTCTATGGTGACTCATGCAAACACAACTCTCATGTTGCAGATAACCATGACATCATCTCTATGAAGATGTATCAACTGATGGTGGAACACACACCTGACGAGGACAGTCTGGACTGGACCAAGATTGAGCCAAGTGTTAGCCTGCTGAAGTCCCCCAAAGGTAGGTAGATTTATTTGATAAAGAAAACCCATTTCTGTTCTAACCAAAGATGGTATTCCATTTGACCACAGTTAAGTATTTGTCATCTTACTGTAGATCATCTACGGTAGGTGAGTAGACTTGTTAGGTTAAGAGTTAACCATGATAA
Above is a window of Salvelinus sp. IW2-2015 unplaced genomic scaffold, ASM291031v2 Un_scaffold923, whole genome shotgun sequence DNA encoding:
- the LOC112069164 gene encoding vesicular integral-membrane protein VIP36 isoform X1 — encoded protein: MVFFRGSKMRGVGTFISRPLLFLLLHFTLVKCDITDGNAEHLKREHSLMKPYQGVGSSPSSQWDFWGSTLVTSSYVRLTPDERSKQGSIWNTVPVHLKDWEMHVQYKIHGSGKKNLHGDGIAIWYTKERLHPGPVFGNQDHFVGLALFVDTFRNDLHGLDRSFPYIYAIVNNGSLPYDHGNDGRTSELGGCSSEIRNKDHDTYLAIRYSKGRLTVMIDIDDKNEWKECIDIGGVRLPTGYYFGASAATGDLSDNHDIISMKMYQLMVEHTPDEDSLDWTKIEPSVSLLKSPKDNIDDPTGNFRSTPLTGWKVFLLLLCALLGIVVCGVVGAVVFQKRQERNRRFY
- the LOC112069164 gene encoding vesicular integral-membrane protein VIP36 isoform X2, with the protein product MVFFRGSKMRGVGTFISRPLLFLLLHFTLVKCDITDGNAEHLKREHSLMKPYQGVGSSPSSQWDFWGSTLVTSSYVRLTPDERSKQGSIWNTVPVHLKDWEMHVQYKIHGSGKKNLHGDGIAIWYTKERLHPGSVFGSNAKFHGLALFIDTYHNDEAADRSFPYIYAIVNNGSLPYDHGNDGRTSELGGCSSEIRNKDHDTYLAIRYSKGRLTVMIDIDDKNEWKECIDIGGVRLPTGYYFGASAATGDLSDNHDIISMKMYQLMVEHTPDEDSLDWTKIEPSVSLLKSPKDNIDDPTGNFRSTPLTGWKVFLLLLCALLGIVVCGVVGAVVFQKRQERNRRFY